A genomic window from Streptomyces sp. WMMC940 includes:
- a CDS encoding universal stress protein, with translation MDDRHATGPVVAGVVEAQGQEQVALRAAEEATRAGTGLRLMHAVERPLPAGSTAAGADGGTHADRAERVIAPLAAAVHRKFPDLAVEPDVVSGLPAPALVDRSAGASLIVVGHRGTGGLPRLPLGSVSLQVATHSRCPVLVIRPRKGAEPEVERVVVGVDVDDMQPHVMEFALRAAAARDAPLDVVHGSTRPDLLGTGPTGPLLVAREKRPSAAKDLLEERLGPYRSRCHDLDIRTRVERTRPAHLLVDSSRDATLLVVGTHGRTGLRRLMLGSVSGEVLHTARCPVVVVPPPEAEE, from the coding sequence GTGGATGATCGCCACGCGACCGGACCGGTGGTGGCGGGTGTGGTCGAGGCGCAGGGGCAGGAGCAGGTGGCGCTCCGTGCGGCGGAAGAGGCGACCCGCGCCGGCACGGGGCTTCGCCTCATGCACGCCGTCGAACGGCCGTTGCCCGCCGGGTCGACCGCGGCCGGTGCGGATGGCGGAACGCATGCCGATCGGGCGGAGCGCGTCATCGCCCCCCTCGCCGCAGCGGTCCACCGGAAGTTCCCGGACCTGGCGGTCGAGCCGGACGTCGTCTCCGGCTTGCCGGCGCCGGCGCTCGTCGACCGGTCGGCCGGAGCATCGTTGATCGTGGTGGGTCACCGCGGGACGGGGGGACTTCCGCGACTGCCACTCGGATCCGTGAGTCTGCAGGTGGCCACCCACTCACGCTGCCCGGTCCTCGTGATCAGGCCCCGGAAGGGAGCCGAACCCGAAGTCGAACGGGTGGTGGTCGGCGTCGACGTCGACGACATGCAGCCGCACGTGATGGAATTCGCCCTGCGCGCGGCCGCCGCCCGTGACGCGCCGCTCGACGTCGTTCACGGCTCCACTCGGCCCGACCTCCTCGGCACCGGCCCCACCGGCCCCCTTCTCGTCGCCCGTGAGAAGCGACCGAGCGCGGCGAAGGACCTGCTGGAAGAGAGGCTCGGCCCGTACCGGTCCCGCTGCCACGACCTGGACATCCGCACGCGTGTCGAACGGACTCGACCGGCGCACCTCCTGGTGGACTCGTCGCGCGATGCGACACTGCTGGTCGTGGGCACCCACGGCCGCACCGGCCTGCGGAGACTGATGCTCGGCTCGGTGAGCGGTGAGGTGCTGCACACCGCCCGGTGCCCGGTCGTCGTGGTACCTCCGCCGGAGGCCGAGGAGTGA